Proteins from a single region of Xenopus laevis strain J_2021 chromosome 9_10S, Xenopus_laevis_v10.1, whole genome shotgun sequence:
- the LOC108702664 gene encoding E3 ubiquitin-protein ligase TRIM7: MAAADIRDELTCSICKEIYTDPVSLPCGHNFCWVCIGKAWDWQESIEEDPSCPECRQRYRRQPELKRNLRLSNIAERLYSSHPEQDGTGIFCTNCIYFPVPAAKSCLLCEVSLCDAHVKVHNKSAEHVLTEPTTSMGNRKCSVHNELLKYYCCEDGVCICTSCCLAGEHKGHRVEPLNEASEKKKGKLRNVLEKLNPEIEETERRAQRLQKRRREVEIKAVSETERVTALFKGIREHLEALEKQLLYDISRLKGEHSQQLWDQFQQLGIKKDELSKKIHHIEELCNMADPLTVLQEQESDGTVFYGADGADNEGRESADIKVPAVEGLDVGLISETLLTGLTGIVTGIKKRWIYGQEATDMLLDINTAENHVSLSGDRKTASYSHTEQCLLNTPERFQNYSQVLSTRNFPSGQHCWEVEGSESGEWCMGVAYPSIERGGRQSFIGDNSKSWCLCMENNSYSVRHDSKGRELPHYPSCRRIRISLDYEAGCLSFYELSEPIRHLHTFTASFTEPLHAAFLVWWADSFVKILS, from the coding sequence ATGGCGGCTGCCGATATAAGAGATGAACTGACCTGCTCCATCTGCAAGGAAATTTATACTGATCCAGTATCCCTgccgtgtggccataacttctgctGGGTCTGCATTGGTAAAGCATGGGATTGGCAGGAGAGTATAGAGGAAGATCCttcctgccctgaatgcagaCAGAGGTACAGGAGACAACCTGAACTGAAAAGGAACCTAAGGCTGAGTAACATAGCTGAACGATTATATTCTTCTCACCCAGAGCAGGATGGGACTGGGATCTTCTGCACcaactgtatttattttcctGTACCTGCTGCAAAATCCTGTCTCTTGTGTGAGGTTTCTCTGTGTGATGCCCATGTGAAGGTGCACAACAAGTCAGCAGAACATGTCTTAACTGAACCCACCACTTCCATGGGGAACAGAAAATGCTCTGTACACAATGAGCTCCTAAAGTATTACTGCTGTGAGGATGGTGTCTGTATCTGTACCTCTTGCTGTCTGGCCGGAGAACACAAGGGACACAGGGTGGAGCCGCTGAatgaggcctctgagaagaagaaagggaaATTGAGGAATGTTCTGGAAAAACTGAACCCAGAGATAGAGGAGACTGAGAGAAGAGCCCAGAGGCTGCAGAAGCGAAGGAGAGAAGTGGAAATAAAAGCAGtcagtgagacagagagagtcactgccctgtttaaGGGCATCAGGGAACATCTTGAAGCCCTAGAGAAGCAACTCCTGTATGACATCTCCAGGCTGAAAGGGGAGCATTCCCAACAACTCTGGGATCAATTTCAGCAGCTTGGAATAAAGAAGGATGAGTTGTCCAAGAAGATCCATCACATTGAGGAGCtatgcaacatggcagatccactcactgtcctacaggaacagGAATCAGATGGAACTGTTTTTTATGGGGCTGATGGGGCAGATAATGAGGGCAGAGAGAGTGCtgatataaaggtccctgctgtagAAGGTCTGGATGTAGGactgatctcagagacattactcactGGCTTAACTGGGATTGTGACTGGGATAAAGAAAAGGTGGATCTATGGACAGGAGGCAACAGAcatgttactggatataaacactgCTGAGAATCATGTATCTTTATCAGGGGACAGGAAAACTGCTTCCTACTCACATACAGAGCAGTGCCTCTTAAATACCCCAGAAAGGTTTCAGAATTATTCTCAGGTGTTAAGCACCAGGAATTTCCCCTCAGGGCAACATTGCTGGGAAGTGGAGGGTAGTGAATCAGGGGAGTGGTGTATGGGAGTGGCCTACCCCAGTATAGAGAGGGGTGGGAGACAATCCTTTATTGGAGATAATAGCAAGTCTTGGTGTTTGTGTATGGAGAACAATAGCTATTCAGTGAGACATGACAGTAAAGGAAGAGAATTACCCCACTACCCTTCCTGCAGAAGAATCAGGATCTCACTGGACTATGAGGCCGGgtgtctgtccttttatgagctaagtgagccaatcagacacttacacaccttcactgcctccttcactgagccccttcatgcgGCATTCTTGGTATGGTGGGCTGATTCCTTTGTAAAAATTCTCAGTTAG